From the Clostridium sp. Marseille-P299 genome, one window contains:
- the recA gene encoding recombinase RecA, whose translation MANEEKIKALESALAQIEKQYGKGSVMKLGDTSSHMNIETVPTGSISLDIALGLGGVPKGRIIEVYGPESSGKTTVALHMVAEVQKRGGIAGFIDAEHALDPVYAKNIGVDIDNLYISQPDNGEQALEITETMVRSGAVDIVIVDSVAALVPRAEIDGDMGDSHVGLQARLMSQALRKLTAVISKSNCIVIFINQLREKVGVMFGNPETTTGGRALKFYSSIRLDVRRIESLKLGGEIVGNRTRIKVVKNKIAPPFKEAEFDIMFGKGISREGDILDLAANEGIVVKSGAWYAYNDAKIGQGRENAKVFLKENPMILEEIEGKVREFYNLSDGHKEKVNEKANDKANDKAKAEVKAE comes from the coding sequence ATGGCTAACGAAGAGAAGATTAAAGCATTGGAATCTGCATTAGCGCAGATTGAAAAACAGTATGGAAAAGGTTCCGTAATGAAACTTGGAGATACAAGTTCTCATATGAACATAGAGACAGTTCCAACTGGCTCCATAAGCCTTGATATTGCTTTAGGACTTGGAGGAGTACCAAAAGGACGTATTATAGAAGTATATGGTCCAGAATCCAGTGGTAAGACAACAGTTGCATTACATATGGTGGCTGAAGTTCAAAAACGTGGTGGAATTGCTGGATTTATCGATGCAGAGCATGCTCTTGATCCTGTATATGCGAAGAATATTGGAGTTGATATTGACAACTTATATATTTCACAGCCAGATAACGGGGAACAAGCACTTGAGATTACAGAAACTATGGTTCGTTCAGGTGCCGTAGATATCGTTATTGTTGACTCCGTAGCAGCATTAGTTCCTAGAGCTGAAATTGATGGTGATATGGGTGATTCTCATGTTGGTTTACAAGCTAGATTAATGTCACAAGCTTTACGTAAATTAACAGCAGTTATTAGCAAATCAAACTGTATCGTTATCTTTATTAACCAGTTACGTGAAAAAGTTGGTGTTATGTTTGGTAACCCAGAAACTACAACAGGTGGTCGTGCACTTAAGTTCTATTCTTCTATTCGACTTGATGTTAGAAGAATTGAATCTTTAAAGCTTGGCGGTGAAATTGTTGGTAATAGAACACGTATTAAGGTAGTAAAGAATAAGATTGCTCCACCTTTTAAGGAAGCAGAATTTGATATTATGTTTGGTAAAGGAATTTCAAGAGAAGGGGATATCCTTGATTTAGCAGCAAATGAAGGCATTGTAGTAAAGAGTGGTGCTTGGTATGCATACAACGATGCTAAGATTGGTCAAGGACGTGAGAATGCTAAAGTATTCTTAAAAGAAAATCCTATGATTCTTGAAGAAATCGAAGGAAAAGTTCGAGAATTTTATAATCTTTCAGACGGACATAAAGAAAAAGTAAATGAAAAAGCAAACGATAAAGCAAACGATAAAGCAAAAGCAGAGGTAAAGGCTGAGTAG
- a CDS encoding acyl-CoA carboxylase subunit beta — MGNTAHLSAKERITTLLDNNSFVEVGAMVTKRNTDFNLQQKEVPSDGVITGYGIIDGNPVYVYAQDVAAMNGTIGEMHAKKIAHLYDLALKVGTPIIGLIDCAGLRLQEATDALAGFGEVYLKQVLASGVIPQITAVFGTCGGGSAVSASLSDFVFMEEKNARLFVNAPNTILGNNQDRCDTASASHMAEAGVVDFTYEDEISVLNNIRNLVTILPSNNEDDASYGECLDDLNRLLPSLEEKLGDATLALKDISDQGFFMEVKQAYAKEMVTGFIRLNGMTIGAIANRSEILDGEGKEIARFDGTLTSAGCYKAEKFVKICDAYNIPILTLTNVTGYSATMKDEASIAVAAAKLTYAFANATVPKVNLITKKAYGSAYITMNSKHIGADMVFALEHAEIGTMNAELAAQIIYPENTVNHHEKAAEYKALQQDVTSAAKRGYVDAIISSESARQHIVYAFEMLFSKREIRPSKKHGTV; from the coding sequence ATGGGTAATACTGCACATTTGTCAGCTAAGGAACGAATTACTACTTTGTTAGACAATAATAGTTTTGTTGAAGTCGGTGCTATGGTTACAAAAAGAAATACTGACTTTAATTTGCAACAAAAGGAAGTACCTTCGGATGGCGTTATTACTGGATATGGCATTATTGATGGTAATCCTGTTTATGTATATGCTCAAGACGTTGCAGCGATGAATGGAACAATTGGTGAAATGCACGCGAAAAAAATTGCACATTTATATGATCTAGCTCTTAAAGTCGGAACGCCTATTATTGGTCTTATTGACTGTGCAGGATTAAGATTGCAAGAAGCAACAGATGCACTTGCAGGATTTGGTGAAGTATACTTAAAACAAGTATTAGCGTCTGGTGTAATTCCACAAATAACTGCTGTATTTGGCACCTGCGGTGGTGGTTCAGCAGTATCAGCCTCTTTAAGTGATTTTGTATTTATGGAAGAGAAGAATGCAAGATTATTTGTCAATGCTCCTAATACTATTCTAGGAAATAATCAAGATAGATGTGATACGGCGTCTGCTTCTCATATGGCTGAGGCAGGTGTAGTTGATTTTACTTATGAAGATGAAATTAGTGTACTTAATAATATTAGAAATTTGGTTACTATTTTACCTTCAAACAATGAAGACGATGCTTCTTATGGGGAATGTTTAGATGATTTGAATCGTTTATTGCCATCCTTAGAAGAAAAACTTGGAGATGCAACATTAGCTCTTAAAGATATTTCAGATCAAGGCTTTTTTATGGAAGTAAAGCAAGCATATGCGAAAGAAATGGTAACTGGTTTTATTCGTCTAAATGGCATGACGATAGGGGCAATAGCCAATCGTAGTGAAATTTTAGATGGAGAAGGAAAAGAGATTGCTAGATTTGATGGCACATTAACAAGTGCAGGATGTTATAAAGCTGAGAAGTTTGTTAAAATCTGTGATGCTTATAATATACCGATATTAACACTTACCAATGTGACTGGCTATAGTGCAACAATGAAGGATGAAGCATCGATTGCAGTTGCAGCTGCAAAATTAACTTACGCATTTGCCAATGCAACGGTTCCTAAGGTGAATTTAATTACGAAAAAAGCGTACGGAAGTGCGTATATAACAATGAATTCAAAGCATATTGGAGCAGATATGGTTTTTGCGTTAGAACATGCTGAAATTGGTACAATGAATGCAGAGTTAGCAGCACAGATTATATATCCAGAGAATACTGTAAATCATCATGAAAAAGCTGCAGAATATAAAGCATTACAACAGGACGTGACATCAGCAGCTAAGCGTGGTTATGTGGATGCGATTATTTCCAGTGAATCTGCTAGGCAACACATTGTATATGCATTTGAAATGTTGTTTTCAAAGAGGGAAATTAGGCCAAGCAAAAAGCATGGTACAGTATAG
- a CDS encoding OadG family protein, whose protein sequence is MSMNQIILLTTKVATSSDNNIKNTLLNIAIGVGVVCIAFIFLCGVVSIIRYLTKANRALSGAENIPELISASHEDKIEIENVSEEINLADNLELVAVITAAIEAYEEANGNTISTNGLYVRSIRKVNKTRWQNA, encoded by the coding sequence ATGAGTATGAACCAAATCATTTTGTTAACAACGAAAGTGGCAACTAGCTCAGATAACAATATAAAAAACACATTGTTAAATATTGCAATCGGTGTAGGAGTTGTTTGCATCGCATTTATTTTCCTCTGCGGAGTTGTATCAATTATTCGTTATCTAACAAAAGCAAATAGAGCATTAAGTGGGGCTGAAAACATACCAGAATTAATTTCAGCCAGCCATGAGGATAAGATAGAAATAGAAAATGTAAGTGAAGAAATAAACTTAGCAGATAATTTAGAATTAGTTGCTGTTATAACAGCTGCAATAGAAGCATATGAAGAGGCAAATGGAAATACTATTTCAACCAATGGATTATATGTTAGATCAATTCGTAAAGTAAATAAAACTAGATGGCAAAATGCATAG
- a CDS encoding biotin/lipoyl-containing protein, which translates to MKNYTITVNGNVYEVSVEEGFTGAAKTTQTPMQSPSQVSPAQRVAPAPTKAPVVAPAQSSAPTSAPAQTQTSGAQGSIKVNAPMPGKILGIKVNVGQAVKRGDVIVILEAMKMENEIVASTDGIVASIDVAVGANVESGEVLATLN; encoded by the coding sequence ATGAAGAATTATACGATTACTGTAAATGGAAATGTTTATGAAGTTAGCGTTGAAGAAGGTTTCACTGGTGCAGCAAAAACAACACAAACGCCAATGCAATCACCAAGTCAAGTATCACCTGCTCAAAGGGTAGCACCGGCTCCAACAAAAGCACCAGTAGTAGCACCAGCGCAATCATCAGCTCCAACATCGGCACCAGCGCAAACTCAAACTTCTGGTGCACAAGGTTCCATTAAGGTAAATGCTCCAATGCCAGGTAAGATTTTAGGCATTAAAGTAAATGTTGGTCAAGCTGTAAAACGTGGTGATGTTATTGTTATTCTTGAAGCAATGAAAATGGAAAACGAAATTGTTGCTTCTACCGATGGAATAGTAGCTAGTATAGATGTAGCAGTAGGAGCGAATGTTGAGTCTGGCGAGGTATTAGCTACATTAAACTAA
- a CDS encoding (2Fe-2S)-binding protein: MNDDDIICTCFDLTVKDIKDAISNGATSLEEVEEATQAGTLCGACIGDLETLLNDILKK, translated from the coding sequence ATGAACGATGATGATATTATCTGCACATGTTTTGATTTAACTGTAAAGGATATTAAAGACGCTATAAGCAATGGAGCAACTAGTCTTGAGGAAGTGGAAGAAGCTACACAAGCTGGAACATTGTGCGGAGCTTGTATTGGCGATTTAGAAACTCTTTTAAATGACATATTGAAGAAGTAA
- the ilvA gene encoding threonine ammonia-lyase, producing the protein MMTLEKFEEASEAVIKVTNRTKLIYSDYFSDITGNKVYLKPENMQFTGAYKVRGAYYKISTLTQEERDKGLITASAGNHAQGVAYAAKMYNAKAIIVMPTTTPLIKVNRTKSYGAEVVLYGNVYDEACQYAMDLAKEKGYTFIHPFNDEVVATGQGTIAMEIIKELPTVDIILAPVGGGGLLAGVSTLAKLLNPNIKVIGVEPKGANCMQESIKKGHVLTLPNIDTIADGTAVKTPGDLIFPYIQKNVDDIITVDDRELIVNFLDMMENHKMVVENSGLLTVAALKHLNCKGKKVVSILSGGNMDVITMSSVVQHGLIERGRVFTVSVQLPDKPGELVNVASVIAKEKGNVIRLEHNQFVSINRNTAVELIITMEAFGHEHKNAIVKALKDKGYCPKVVQPKNTYI; encoded by the coding sequence ATGATGACATTGGAAAAATTTGAAGAAGCAAGTGAAGCAGTCATAAAAGTAACCAATCGTACTAAATTAATATACAGTGATTACTTTTCTGATATAACTGGGAATAAGGTTTACTTAAAACCTGAAAATATGCAATTTACAGGTGCATATAAGGTGAGAGGTGCTTATTATAAAATTAGTACTTTAACCCAAGAGGAACGAGATAAGGGTCTGATTACAGCATCTGCTGGAAATCATGCACAAGGTGTTGCCTATGCTGCAAAGATGTATAATGCAAAGGCGATCATTGTTATGCCAACAACAACTCCTCTTATCAAAGTAAATCGTACGAAAAGCTACGGTGCTGAAGTTGTTTTATATGGAAATGTCTATGATGAAGCTTGTCAGTATGCAATGGATTTAGCAAAAGAAAAAGGATATACCTTTATACACCCGTTTAATGATGAGGTCGTTGCTACTGGACAAGGAACGATTGCAATGGAAATTATTAAAGAACTTCCAACGGTAGACATCATTCTTGCTCCAGTTGGTGGAGGCGGTTTATTAGCTGGTGTATCCACATTAGCTAAATTGCTAAATCCTAATATTAAAGTAATTGGAGTTGAGCCAAAAGGCGCTAATTGCATGCAAGAATCAATCAAAAAAGGACATGTGCTTACCTTACCAAATATTGATACAATTGCAGATGGTACAGCCGTTAAGACACCAGGAGACTTGATCTTTCCATACATTCAAAAAAATGTAGATGATATTATTACGGTTGATGATAGAGAATTAATCGTAAACTTTTTAGATATGATGGAAAATCATAAAATGGTTGTAGAAAATTCTGGTCTATTAACAGTAGCAGCATTAAAGCATTTAAATTGCAAAGGAAAGAAAGTAGTTTCAATCCTAAGTGGTGGTAATATGGATGTTATTACAATGTCCTCTGTTGTTCAACATGGTTTGATTGAACGTGGTAGAGTATTTACTGTATCGGTTCAATTACCTGATAAACCGGGTGAATTGGTTAATGTTGCAAGTGTGATTGCAAAAGAAAAAGGAAATGTAATCCGTCTAGAGCATAATCAGTTTGTAAGTATAAACCGTAACACTGCTGTAGAATTAATAATAACTATGGAAGCCTTTGGACATGAGCATAAAAATGCGATTGTAAAAGCATTAAAAGATAAAGGCTATTGTCCAAAAGTCGTACAGCCAAAAAATACATATATCTAA
- a CDS encoding regulatory protein RecX: MIITKLETAGKQKTNVYIDEAYAFWLYNKEVDLFGLKEYDTILPEKLQDIVDNTVFYRAKLKALQLLQHMDRTEKELKDRLIKEAYPLDIVDKTMDYVRSFHYIDDVRYAVSYIRLKRMTKSKKQISMGLYAKGIYEDTIEQAYEELKESEGNMEDCEDAEIVAIRKIVSKKCSDLSTITKEEKLKISASLYRKGFSSENIRKVFSMEEFDSY, from the coding sequence ATGATTATAACGAAATTAGAAACAGCAGGAAAGCAAAAAACTAATGTTTATATCGACGAAGCCTATGCTTTTTGGCTGTATAATAAAGAAGTGGATTTATTTGGTCTTAAGGAATACGATACGATATTACCTGAGAAATTACAGGATATTGTAGACAATACGGTATTTTATCGGGCTAAATTAAAAGCGCTACAATTGTTACAACATATGGATCGGACGGAAAAGGAACTAAAAGATCGTTTAATAAAGGAAGCATATCCCCTGGATATTGTTGATAAAACAATGGATTACGTAAGAAGTTTCCATTATATTGATGATGTAAGATATGCAGTTTCTTATATACGATTAAAGCGTATGACAAAGAGTAAGAAACAAATAAGTATGGGACTTTATGCAAAAGGCATTTACGAAGATACAATCGAGCAGGCATATGAAGAGTTAAAAGAATCGGAAGGTAACATGGAAGACTGTGAAGATGCTGAGATTGTAGCAATACGTAAAATTGTTAGTAAAAAATGTAGCGATTTAAGTACCATAACAAAAGAGGAAAAATTAAAAATTTCTGCATCTTTGTATCGAAAAGGTTTCTCTAGTGAGAATATTCGTAAGGTGTTTTCTATGGAGGAATTTGATTCTTATTAA
- the ftsY gene encoding signal recognition particle-docking protein FtsY — MGEKKGFFSRLASGLTKTRDSIVSGIESIFTGASNIDDDFYEELEEILIMADLGINATTSIIENLKAKVKENKIKEPSECRELLKASMKEQMSLTEDAYDFEDKKSVVLLIGVNGVGKTTSVGKLAGQLKDDGKKVMVAAADTFRAAAIEQLTEWANRAKVDIIAQKEGADPAAVIYDAVNAAKSRNIDILLCDTAGRLHNKKNLMDELRKIDRVIEREYPEAYRETLVVLDGTTGQNALAQAKQFNEVAKIDGIVLTKLDGTAKGGIAIAIQSELKIPVKYIGVGEHIDDLQKFNPNDFIDALFNV; from the coding sequence ATGGGTGAGAAAAAAGGTTTTTTTAGTCGTTTAGCATCAGGTTTAACGAAAACAAGAGATAGTATTGTATCAGGAATTGAGTCAATTTTTACTGGTGCTTCTAATATTGACGATGATTTTTACGAAGAATTAGAAGAAATCCTAATTATGGCCGATTTAGGTATAAATGCTACAACTTCAATTATCGAAAATTTAAAGGCAAAAGTAAAAGAAAATAAAATTAAAGAGCCAAGCGAATGCCGTGAACTTTTAAAAGCTAGTATGAAAGAGCAGATGAGTTTAACGGAAGATGCGTATGATTTTGAAGATAAAAAATCAGTTGTTTTATTGATCGGTGTAAATGGTGTAGGTAAAACAACATCCGTTGGTAAGTTAGCAGGTCAATTAAAAGATGATGGTAAAAAAGTCATGGTTGCAGCAGCAGATACGTTCCGTGCAGCAGCAATTGAACAGTTAACTGAATGGGCAAATCGTGCTAAAGTTGATATTATTGCTCAAAAAGAGGGAGCTGATCCAGCAGCAGTTATTTACGATGCTGTAAATGCTGCAAAATCCCGTAATATAGATATTTTACTATGCGATACTGCAGGACGTCTTCACAATAAGAAGAATCTTATGGATGAGCTTAGAAAGATTGACCGTGTAATTGAAAGAGAATATCCAGAAGCTTACCGTGAAACATTGGTAGTACTTGATGGAACAACAGGTCAAAATGCCCTAGCTCAGGCAAAGCAGTTTAATGAAGTAGCTAAAATCGATGGTATCGTTTTAACTAAACTTGATGGTACTGCAAAAGGTGGTATTGCTATAGCAATTCAATCTGAGCTCAAGATTCCAGTGAAATATATTGGAGTTGGAGAACATATTGATGATTTACAAAAATTTAATCCAAATGACTTTATAGATGCATTATTCAACGTATAA
- the smc gene encoding chromosome segregation protein SMC, translated as MYLKSIEVHGFKSFANKILFEFHNGITGIVGPNGSGKSNVADAVRWVLGEQSAKQLRGSNMQDVIFSGTEMRKPLGFAYVAITLDNSDHKLPIEYDEVTVARRVYRSGESEYLINGSHCRLKDVQELFLDTGIGKEGYSIIGQGQIDKILSGKPEERRELFDEAAGIVKFKKRKAIAEKNLEEERQNLSRITDIISEIEKQIGPLEKQSIVAREYLKRKEELKKFEVNQFLIEYDKNNKVKQEIDHKFEIVAGDLEQTKQEYDNTKNRYEKLESELEELNTVLEEVRTKKNELGLSIEKTEGEIKVLEEQIASIIQNDKQFQSRIASLQKDIEVKRQELHKYTIDKQEIDEKLDAIDDKQAMANETLNAIKERIIAYTKEIEECNNEIFRVLNENGTIKTNIQRYETINEQNNIKKAEINQKILKTKSEEATIQIVLEERREELQRVTNDIVAIQTLNQDLEQNLGKEQVRIDNLSKEFNDNQQANMIEQAKLESLKNLTERYDGYGMSIRRVMEAKEKNDKIVGVVADIIKVEKEYETAVETALGGNIQNIVTEDESTAKALIEYLKKNKFGRATFLPLTSIKGSTLSNKEALKENGAIGIASDLIQVDDKFKNLVQFLLGRILVVDQIDNALAIARKYNYSLRIVTLEGEQLNPGGSLSGGAYKNSSNLLGRRREIEELEQTIQKRKNQMIELEQDIKIAREQRKSMRESLEANKVRLQELYVNQNTAKLQLNQEESKVEVMRQTYLEFASELKELEIQNHDLLEQMERLQTQLLENMNYSKAKEARIDECNKLLEEEHKNEQKANEGTVALHVEFSNLEQSSNYALENIKRVKKDLERLLQDETNLREDAKMSMQAKLEREELVNKNTSKKDFEQAELNHSEEMILSYTEQKESMTRDHKSFLQKREELSNRLNELDKESFRLQNQGEKVNELLDSQISYMWEEYELTVSSANELKDDSLEDSFNYKKAIQELKNIIKNLGDVNVNAIEDFKNLSERFTFLTTQKEDLEAAEASLIEIINELDIEMRKQFEEKFSEIRTQFDLVFKELFGGGKGTLELTEDEDILEAGIRIIAQPPGKKLQNMMQLSGGEKALTAISLLFAIQNLKPSPFCLLDEIEAALDDSNVKRYANYLHKLTKDTQFIIITHRRGTMAAADILYGITMQEKGVSTLVSVNLIEGELDK; from the coding sequence ATGTATTTAAAAAGTATTGAGGTACATGGATTTAAGTCATTTGCAAATAAAATTTTATTTGAATTTCACAATGGTATTACGGGTATTGTTGGTCCAAATGGTAGTGGTAAGAGTAATGTAGCAGACGCAGTTCGCTGGGTACTTGGTGAACAAAGTGCAAAGCAGCTGCGTGGTAGCAATATGCAAGATGTTATTTTCTCGGGAACAGAGATGAGAAAACCTTTAGGTTTTGCATATGTTGCAATCACTCTAGACAATTCAGATCATAAATTACCAATTGAATATGATGAGGTTACTGTTGCAAGAAGAGTTTATCGTTCTGGTGAAAGTGAATATTTGATTAATGGAAGTCATTGTAGATTAAAAGATGTACAAGAATTATTCCTAGATACTGGTATCGGTAAAGAAGGGTATTCTATCATTGGACAAGGACAGATTGATAAGATTTTAAGTGGTAAGCCAGAAGAGAGAAGAGAATTATTCGATGAAGCTGCTGGTATTGTTAAGTTTAAGAAAAGAAAAGCGATTGCTGAAAAGAACTTAGAAGAAGAACGACAAAACTTATCTCGTATTACAGATATCATTAGTGAAATAGAAAAGCAAATCGGTCCATTGGAGAAGCAGTCTATTGTAGCAAGAGAATATTTAAAGCGAAAAGAAGAATTAAAAAAGTTTGAGGTAAATCAATTCTTAATAGAGTATGACAAAAATAATAAAGTCAAACAAGAAATCGATCATAAATTCGAGATTGTTGCCGGCGACCTAGAGCAAACCAAACAAGAATATGATAATACAAAAAATAGATATGAAAAGTTGGAATCGGAATTAGAAGAGCTGAATACAGTATTAGAAGAAGTTCGCACTAAAAAGAACGAACTTGGTCTAAGTATTGAAAAAACCGAAGGTGAAATTAAAGTTTTAGAAGAACAGATTGCTTCGATTATTCAAAATGATAAACAATTCCAAAGTAGAATTGCAAGTTTACAAAAGGACATAGAAGTTAAGCGTCAGGAGCTACATAAATATACAATTGATAAACAAGAAATTGATGAGAAACTGGATGCAATTGATGACAAGCAAGCTATGGCCAATGAAACATTAAATGCAATCAAAGAGCGCATTATCGCATATACCAAAGAGATTGAAGAATGCAATAATGAGATATTTAGAGTTCTAAACGAAAATGGCACAATTAAAACGAATATCCAACGTTATGAGACGATTAATGAACAGAATAATATTAAGAAAGCTGAAATCAATCAAAAGATTTTAAAAACTAAAAGTGAAGAAGCAACGATTCAAATTGTTCTTGAGGAACGTAGGGAAGAATTACAACGTGTAACCAATGACATAGTTGCAATCCAAACACTGAATCAAGACTTAGAACAAAATCTTGGAAAAGAACAGGTTCGAATTGATAATCTATCTAAGGAGTTTAACGATAATCAACAAGCGAATATGATAGAACAAGCGAAACTTGAATCCTTAAAAAATCTAACAGAACGCTATGATGGATATGGTATGAGTATTCGTCGTGTCATGGAAGCAAAAGAAAAAAACGACAAAATCGTAGGCGTTGTAGCTGATATCATTAAGGTAGAAAAAGAATATGAAACAGCGGTGGAAACAGCCCTTGGTGGAAATATTCAAAACATCGTAACGGAAGATGAGAGCACTGCAAAGGCTCTGATTGAGTACTTAAAGAAGAATAAATTTGGACGTGCTACATTCTTGCCTTTAACAAGCATAAAGGGGAGTACTTTATCAAATAAAGAGGCACTAAAAGAGAATGGAGCAATTGGCATTGCCAGTGATTTAATACAGGTAGATGACAAGTTTAAAAATCTAGTTCAGTTTTTATTAGGTCGAATTTTAGTTGTTGATCAAATTGATAATGCACTGGCGATTGCTAGAAAGTACAATTATTCGTTACGTATCGTTACCTTAGAAGGGGAACAATTAAATCCAGGTGGATCTTTATCTGGTGGAGCATATAAAAACTCAAGTAATCTTTTAGGTAGACGAAGAGAAATCGAAGAGTTAGAACAAACGATTCAAAAACGAAAAAATCAGATGATAGAGCTGGAACAGGATATTAAAATCGCTAGAGAACAGCGTAAGTCCATGCGTGAGTCTTTAGAAGCCAATAAAGTTCGTTTACAAGAATTATATGTAAATCAAAATACTGCTAAACTTCAATTAAACCAAGAAGAGTCTAAGGTGGAAGTAATGAGGCAAACCTATTTAGAATTTGCTTCGGAATTAAAAGAGTTAGAGATACAAAATCACGACTTATTGGAACAAATGGAACGTTTGCAAACTCAATTGCTTGAAAATATGAATTATAGTAAAGCAAAAGAGGCAAGAATTGATGAATGCAATAAACTCTTAGAAGAAGAACATAAAAACGAGCAAAAGGCCAATGAAGGAACCGTTGCTTTACATGTTGAGTTTTCGAATTTAGAACAAAGTAGTAATTATGCGTTAGAAAATATAAAACGTGTTAAAAAAGATTTAGAACGATTATTACAAGATGAAACGAATCTAAGAGAAGATGCCAAGATGTCAATGCAGGCTAAGTTAGAGAGAGAAGAACTTGTAAATAAAAATACTTCAAAAAAAGATTTTGAACAAGCAGAGCTAAATCACTCAGAAGAGATGATTTTATCCTACACAGAACAAAAAGAAAGTATGACAAGAGATCATAAATCCTTTTTACAAAAGAGAGAAGAACTTTCTAACCGATTGAATGAACTGGATAAAGAGTCCTTCCGCTTACAAAATCAAGGTGAAAAAGTAAATGAGTTATTAGATAGTCAGATTAGCTATATGTGGGAGGAATATGAATTAACCGTTTCTTCTGCAAATGAGTTAAAAGATGATAGTTTAGAGGATTCATTTAATTATAAAAAAGCAATCCAAGAATTAAAAAATATAATTAAAAATCTTGGTGATGTAAACGTAAATGCAATTGAAGATTTTAAGAATTTATCGGAGCGTTTTACATTCTTAACAACTCAAAAAGAAGATTTAGAGGCTGCGGAAGCAAGTTTGATTGAAATTATAAACGAACTTGATATAGAAATGCGTAAACAATTCGAAGAAAAGTTTAGTGAAATTCGTACGCAGTTTGATCTAGTATTTAAGGAATTATTTGGTGGAGGAAAAGGAACACTTGAATTAACAGAAGATGAGGATATATTAGAAGCTGGTATTCGAATTATAGCACAACCGCCAGGAAAGAAGCTTCAGAATATGATGCAGTTATCTGGTGGTGAAAAGGCCTTAACAGCGATTTCCTTACTTTTTGCAATTCAAAACTTAAAACCATCTCCATTTTGCTTACTGGATGAGATTGAAGCAGCGCTGGATGATTCCAACGTAAAGCGTTATGCGAATTACTTGCACAAATTAACGAAGGATACACAATTTATTATCATAACTCACAGAAGGGGTACGATGGCAGCAGCTGATATCTTGTATGGTATTACAATGCAGGAAAAAGGTGTTTCCACTCTTGTTTCTGTTAACCTTATCGAGGGTGAGTTAGATAAGTAG